Proteins co-encoded in one Desulfovibrio inopinatus DSM 10711 genomic window:
- a CDS encoding YifB family Mg chelatase-like AAA ATPase produces the protein MLSRVTSAALIGIDAFAVHLEVDLARQGMPAFTMVGLAEGAVRESKERVFSALKNSGFKLSPARITVNLAPADVRKGGSAYDLPLALGLLAALEIIPPERLEGFVIAGELSLSGAIQPVPGILPLAVMARDMDAKGIIVPTANAAEAAVVQGALVYGANTLLDVVQFLTGESNLSSTLPSEHFGKRIASDFDIDFNEVKGQEHAKRAIEIAAAGGHNLLFLGPPGSGKTMLARRIPTVLPPLTFNEALGVTKIYSVSGLLPLGKALVTERPFRSPHHTISDAGLIGGGSYPKPGEVSLAHSGVLFLDELPEFKKTVLEVLRQPLEEGAVTISRAAISITYPADVMLVAALNPCPCGYLGDSRHECTCSPMQIQRYRSKLSGPLLDRIDLQVEVPAVDYKDLRQDTGSIDSATMRSHIEEARARQVERYSGLPIPDNSHLSGRHLSAFCPLTDDEHRFLEEAVRRLGLSARAHTRVLRLARTIADLESVDNISVPHLAEALNYRNMDRQVV, from the coding sequence GTGCTATCCAGGGTGACGTCGGCCGCCCTGATCGGCATCGACGCATTCGCCGTTCATCTTGAGGTGGATCTCGCCCGACAGGGCATGCCCGCCTTCACCATGGTCGGCCTGGCAGAAGGCGCGGTCCGCGAAAGCAAGGAACGCGTCTTCTCGGCCCTGAAAAATAGCGGCTTTAAGCTCAGCCCAGCCCGCATCACCGTCAATCTCGCCCCGGCCGATGTCCGCAAAGGGGGCAGCGCCTACGACCTGCCCCTGGCCCTCGGCCTTCTCGCGGCCTTGGAAATCATCCCACCGGAACGTCTCGAAGGGTTTGTCATCGCTGGCGAGCTCTCGCTGTCCGGCGCAATACAGCCCGTTCCCGGCATACTGCCATTGGCCGTCATGGCCCGTGACATGGACGCCAAAGGGATCATCGTCCCGACAGCAAACGCGGCCGAAGCTGCGGTTGTCCAAGGTGCTCTGGTTTACGGAGCCAACACCCTTCTCGACGTCGTCCAGTTTCTTACCGGGGAATCCAACCTATCCTCGACGCTGCCCAGCGAACATTTCGGCAAGCGCATCGCCAGTGATTTCGATATTGATTTCAATGAAGTCAAAGGTCAGGAACACGCCAAACGCGCCATTGAAATTGCCGCAGCCGGCGGTCACAATTTGCTTTTCCTTGGTCCTCCCGGTTCAGGCAAGACCATGCTCGCCCGCCGTATTCCGACCGTACTCCCACCGCTCACCTTCAATGAAGCCCTGGGGGTGACAAAAATCTATAGCGTCTCCGGCCTCCTCCCCCTGGGAAAAGCGCTTGTCACCGAGCGCCCTTTTCGCTCTCCCCATCACACCATTTCCGATGCCGGCCTTATCGGCGGCGGGTCGTATCCCAAGCCGGGAGAGGTTTCCCTTGCGCATTCCGGAGTCCTGTTTCTCGACGAACTTCCTGAGTTTAAAAAGACCGTGCTCGAAGTCTTGCGCCAACCCCTCGAAGAGGGGGCTGTCACCATTTCCCGCGCGGCCATTTCCATAACGTATCCGGCCGATGTCATGCTTGTTGCGGCGCTCAACCCGTGCCCATGTGGATATCTCGGCGATTCACGGCACGAGTGTACCTGCTCGCCGATGCAAATCCAGCGTTACCGCTCCAAGCTGTCCGGTCCTCTCCTCGACCGTATCGACCTGCAAGTCGAAGTCCCGGCCGTAGACTACAAGGACCTCCGGCAAGATACGGGCAGTATCGATTCCGCCACGATGCGATCGCACATTGAAGAAGCCCGTGCCCGTCAAGTCGAGCGTTACAGCGGTCTGCCCATCCCGGACAACAGTCACCTGTCCGGCCGTCACCTCTCGGCATTCTGCCCGCTTACCGATGACGAGCACCGATTTCTCGAAGAAGCCGTCCGCCGTCTCGGTCTCTCCGCTCGCGCCCACACTCGCGTTCTCCGACTCGCCCGAACCATCGCCGACCTCGAAAGTGTCGACAACATCAGCGTCCCTCACCTTGCCGAAGCATTGAACTACCGAAATATGGATCGCCAAGTCGTGTAG
- a CDS encoding amidohydrolase, with amino-acid sequence MLHRIILCFIVLWILGALPALAAETADVIYFGGPIVTMVSDGAQVEALAVADGNIVATGSKKDVMALKGDETKLVDLKGKTLMPGFIDPHSHVSLQSAKFSTVNLDPVPIGDVKSIADIQRKLREYIAKEKPAPGKWVFGWGYDDTNLKEMRHPNRKDLDAVSTTNPIFLIHISCHLGAANSLALKDAGVTAETPDPEGGRYQREPGSKEPNGVVEEAALMKFVASVPPPTKENALKMLQEGLQKYAASGITTACDGASSEDVMNLFRALDARGELPIDIVAYPLYKSAKDSTVDDIAKNWRHPARLRPGGLKLVLDGSIQGYTAYLTQPYYKELKNGEPEPDSCESDAVTGLFYQTANNTSHDTKPEEEHQNTDRGYPGMSQKDVTHWVQVCKDRQIPFQAHCNGDAAVDMLLTAIEAVYKNDPQPDLRNIIVHAQTIREDQLDKAAKYGLVPSFFPIHVVFWGDRHRDIFLGPKRAARIDPSRSALNRDMKITLHHDAPVAGIGMLPVASAAVNRITSSGKLLGPDQRITPYEALRAITKDAAWQYHEEDRKGTLEQGKLADIVILDKNPMTVDPKTIGDIQVLETIKEGKTVYKAE; translated from the coding sequence GTGCTACACCGTATTATTCTTTGTTTCATAGTGCTTTGGATATTGGGTGCGCTACCCGCGTTGGCGGCAGAGACGGCCGACGTCATATATTTCGGTGGACCGATTGTGACCATGGTGAGCGATGGTGCCCAGGTAGAAGCGCTTGCTGTTGCAGATGGAAACATTGTTGCCACAGGCAGCAAGAAGGATGTGATGGCCCTCAAGGGAGACGAGACAAAACTCGTCGACCTCAAAGGTAAAACCCTGATGCCCGGGTTTATTGATCCGCATTCGCATGTGTCATTGCAGTCTGCGAAGTTTTCCACCGTTAACCTTGATCCCGTTCCCATTGGCGATGTGAAATCGATTGCCGACATTCAACGAAAATTGCGCGAATACATTGCAAAAGAGAAACCAGCGCCCGGAAAATGGGTTTTCGGGTGGGGCTATGACGATACGAATCTCAAAGAAATGCGACATCCGAATCGGAAGGACCTGGATGCGGTATCGACAACCAATCCCATTTTTCTCATTCATATCAGTTGCCACCTTGGAGCGGCCAACAGCCTGGCGCTGAAAGATGCTGGTGTTACGGCGGAAACACCCGATCCTGAAGGCGGTCGATATCAGCGCGAACCCGGCAGCAAGGAGCCGAATGGCGTTGTGGAAGAAGCGGCTCTGATGAAGTTTGTTGCCAGTGTGCCGCCACCGACAAAGGAAAATGCGTTGAAGATGTTGCAGGAAGGGCTACAAAAGTACGCCGCCTCCGGGATAACGACAGCATGTGACGGTGCAAGTTCAGAAGATGTGATGAATCTGTTTCGCGCCTTGGATGCGCGGGGTGAACTGCCGATCGATATTGTTGCCTATCCACTGTACAAGAGCGCGAAGGATTCCACGGTTGATGATATTGCGAAAAATTGGCGGCATCCTGCTCGGCTTCGTCCCGGTGGCTTGAAGCTCGTTTTGGATGGTTCCATTCAAGGTTATACAGCCTACTTGACGCAGCCGTATTATAAAGAACTCAAAAATGGAGAACCCGAGCCGGACTCCTGTGAATCCGATGCCGTTACGGGATTGTTTTATCAAACCGCGAACAATACCAGTCATGACACGAAGCCCGAGGAAGAGCACCAGAATACAGATCGTGGCTATCCGGGCATGAGCCAGAAAGATGTAACGCATTGGGTTCAGGTGTGTAAGGACAGGCAGATTCCTTTTCAAGCCCATTGCAACGGTGATGCCGCTGTGGATATGCTTCTGACAGCCATAGAAGCCGTCTACAAGAATGATCCGCAACCGGATTTACGCAACATCATCGTTCACGCGCAAACCATTCGTGAAGATCAACTCGATAAAGCGGCGAAATACGGCTTGGTTCCGTCCTTTTTCCCCATTCACGTGGTGTTTTGGGGAGACCGACATCGCGATATCTTTCTCGGTCCCAAACGTGCAGCTCGCATTGACCCGAGTCGTTCGGCCTTGAATCGTGACATGAAGATCACTCTCCATCACGATGCGCCTGTTGCCGGTATAGGCATGCTTCCGGTTGCATCGGCGGCGGTGAATCGTATTACAAGCAGCGGCAAACTTCTCGGCCCGGATCAACGTATCACGCCGTACGAAGCCTTGCGAGCCATTACCAAAGATGCCGCCTGGCAGTACCACGAAGAGGACAGAAAAGGGACGCTGGAACAGGGTAAGCTCGCGGACATCGTCATTCTGGACAAGAATCCGATGACCGTAGACCCCAAAACAATCGGCGACATCCAAGTCCTTGAGACAATCAAAGAAGGAAAGACTGTATATAAGGCAGAATAG